From a region of the Candidatus Brocadia sp. genome:
- a CDS encoding glycoside hydrolase family 15 protein codes for MPRDLPVGNGSMLVTFDREYQIRDIFYPYVGKENHTIGHPCRMGIWVDGQFSWFGGEWQKTLRYKEDTLVTDVRARNDRLKIELQMYDTVDFHLNIFVKEIVVRNLEGRDREVRLFFNHDFHIYENEVGDTAYYDPDTMSVIHYKSHRYFLINCCDSAKCGVDHFATGIKETRGAEGTWKDAEDGALSGNPIAQGSVDSTLGINLQVKAYSENIAHYWIAVGMKYSEVVKLNKVIWEKMPEELIRRTENYWKLWVNKETFNFSDIPQRLISFFKRSLLIIRTQIDNEGAIIAANDSDIVQMGRDHYSYMWPRDGALVAQALVKSGYLDTSKRFFQFCADVISNDGYLLHKYNPDRSFASSWHPWLKNDKKSLPIQEDGIALVIWALWNHYDEFRDIEFVKSLYRNLIISAAEFMIKFRDEETGLPLDSYDLWEERYGVHTFTVSAVIAGLRAAGNFANAFGEHEYGSKYHEIADTMKSALTTYFYHKEEKRFARMGTRTATGYELDMTVDASLAGLVTFDVFDAEESMTASTMNAVKEKLSVNTYVGGIARYTNDPYHRVSNEAGQVPGNPWFVCTLWLAEYDIMRAKTLAELRNALSVLEWVVSRALPSGVLAEQINPYTGEPLSVSPLTWSHAVFVTTLLKYMKKRERLLICPECGNSESYVHRHVQKPWNA; via the coding sequence ATGCCCAGAGACCTACCGGTAGGAAATGGTTCAATGCTGGTTACCTTTGACCGGGAGTACCAGATCAGAGACATTTTTTATCCCTATGTCGGTAAGGAAAATCACACTATCGGTCATCCCTGCCGGATGGGTATATGGGTTGATGGGCAATTCAGCTGGTTTGGAGGAGAATGGCAAAAGACCTTGCGATATAAAGAAGATACCCTGGTAACAGATGTGAGAGCAAGAAACGATCGGTTGAAGATCGAGCTTCAGATGTACGATACCGTGGATTTTCATTTGAACATCTTTGTGAAGGAAATTGTCGTCCGGAATCTGGAGGGAAGGGACCGGGAAGTACGATTATTTTTCAACCATGATTTTCACATCTACGAAAATGAAGTTGGGGATACTGCGTATTACGACCCGGATACCATGTCCGTTATTCACTACAAGTCCCATCGGTATTTTCTGATTAATTGTTGTGATTCGGCAAAATGCGGGGTAGACCATTTCGCCACGGGGATCAAAGAAACACGGGGTGCAGAGGGGACGTGGAAGGATGCCGAAGATGGCGCCTTAAGTGGCAATCCTATTGCCCAGGGTTCGGTAGATTCAACCCTGGGTATCAATCTTCAGGTGAAAGCATACAGTGAAAATATAGCCCATTATTGGATTGCCGTAGGAATGAAATACAGCGAAGTCGTAAAACTCAATAAGGTTATCTGGGAAAAAATGCCGGAAGAATTGATACGACGGACGGAAAATTACTGGAAATTGTGGGTAAATAAAGAGACGTTTAACTTCTCTGACATCCCACAAAGGCTTATCTCCTTTTTCAAGAGAAGTCTGCTGATTATCCGGACGCAGATTGACAACGAAGGCGCCATTATTGCCGCGAATGATTCCGATATCGTCCAAATGGGGCGGGATCACTATTCTTATATGTGGCCGAGGGACGGGGCCCTGGTGGCGCAAGCCCTGGTTAAGTCAGGGTATCTGGACACGTCAAAACGTTTCTTCCAGTTCTGCGCAGATGTTATTTCCAATGACGGCTATCTGCTCCACAAATATAATCCCGACCGGTCTTTCGCCAGTTCGTGGCATCCGTGGCTGAAGAACGACAAGAAGAGCCTGCCCATTCAGGAAGACGGAATTGCTTTGGTCATTTGGGCGTTATGGAACCATTATGATGAATTCAGGGACATTGAATTCGTGAAATCGCTCTACCGGAATTTAATCATAAGCGCGGCTGAGTTTATGATTAAATTCAGGGATGAAGAAACCGGGTTGCCGCTCGATTCGTATGATTTATGGGAAGAACGGTACGGGGTGCATACCTTTACGGTATCAGCGGTTATTGCGGGGTTGCGTGCAGCGGGTAATTTTGCCAATGCCTTTGGAGAGCATGAATACGGCAGTAAATATCATGAAATCGCAGATACGATGAAGAGTGCCCTGACGACCTATTTTTATCATAAAGAAGAAAAACGATTTGCAAGGATGGGGACAAGGACGGCAACCGGTTACGAACTCGACATGACGGTGGATGCAAGTCTTGCCGGGCTTGTTACCTTTGATGTCTTTGACGCAGAAGAATCAATGACTGCCTCAACAATGAATGCGGTAAAGGAAAAATTGTCGGTAAACACGTATGTGGGTGGGATCGCCCGATATACCAACGATCCCTATCATAGGGTCAGCAACGAAGCCGGACAGGTGCCAGGTAATCCCTGGTTTGTTTGCACCTTGTGGCTGGCCGAATACGATATTATGCGGGCAAAAACCCTTGCAGAACTCAGAAATGCGTTATCCGTCCTGGAATGGGTGGTGAGCAGGGCATTGCCCTCCGGTGTCCTTGCAGAACAGATCAATCCCTACACCGGTGAACCGTTGTCGGTATCACCCCTTACCTGGAGTCATGCCGTCTTCGTTACGACTCTCTTAAAATATATGAAAAAACGAGAAAGACTCCTCATATGTCCTGAGTGCGGTAATTCAGAGTCTTACGTGCACCGGCATGTTCAGAAACCTTGGAATGCTTAG
- a CDS encoding carboxypeptidase regulatory-like domain-containing protein has product MRPIHRSFITGTMQKLTPRFCRLALTGIFFPGVIVLSWFACRSYPLYSEDNIFSQATGSVPYYSQTEASGTQSAADAPRAITGPASRITQNSTTLHGVVNAHGLSTTVWFQYRIVNGPSKITAATQTVIGTDDTGITISIIELFPGSTYYYRLVAKNDAGTSYGREMSFTTLDIDSSIAMETTQPVGGIVINEGASSTNSLTVAATLSATDNTGITGYYLSASSLPPSQHSAGWISVPATTDYRDKVPFVVDNGNGATTVFVWYKDASGNISDAASDAIVVDTTPPIITIQDPTSDQIYATTSETISIGGDASDDLNEITSIVWTNNRETYNTDRNTLNWIIPHVLLAKGDNVITVKAADRVGNTGIAKITITYTTGDNAPLATTGLAASITTDLATLGGTVHAMGLPTTAWFQYGTSSRQYSSMSPIQDVEELELDTPVGNRLSGLQAGTTYYYRLVAQNSAGSASGGEMTFTTLPLKGRIYGKVVRFQKGDPIESVKVRLKGTKARKKVFQVVFSDTHGLFTIDNLDADTYGITATKTDFTTATQIVELKEGEEKKIEISLQSREKDKEEPKDTKIEQPKANETPQNVK; this is encoded by the coding sequence ATGAGACCTATACACCGTAGTTTCATTACCGGCACGATGCAAAAATTGACACCTCGCTTTTGCCGTCTTGCCCTCACCGGAATTTTTTTCCCCGGAGTCATCGTGTTGAGCTGGTTCGCCTGCCGTTCATACCCGCTATATTCAGAAGACAACATTTTCAGCCAGGCCACGGGGTCCGTGCCCTATTATTCCCAAACCGAGGCCTCCGGCACGCAATCCGCTGCTGATGCGCCAAGAGCCATAACCGGTCCGGCTTCGCGGATCACCCAGAATTCAACAACGCTTCACGGGGTGGTAAATGCACATGGATTATCAACGACCGTATGGTTTCAATACCGGATCGTCAACGGGCCATCAAAGATCACTGCTGCAACGCAAACCGTAATTGGAACGGACGACACGGGAATAACTATCAGCATCATTGAACTCTTCCCCGGCTCAACGTATTATTATCGTCTTGTGGCAAAGAACGACGCGGGCACGTCGTATGGACGAGAAATGTCATTTACCACCCTTGATATCGATTCATCAATCGCAATGGAAACAACCCAGCCCGTGGGCGGCATTGTTATTAATGAAGGGGCATCCAGCACCAATTCTTTAACGGTTGCCGCAACCCTTTCTGCCACCGATAATACCGGAATCACGGGTTACTATCTCTCTGCCAGCTCTCTCCCGCCGTCCCAACACTCTGCCGGATGGATATCGGTACCGGCGACCACGGATTACCGGGATAAGGTTCCCTTTGTTGTGGATAACGGGAATGGCGCCACTACCGTTTTTGTCTGGTATAAGGACGCTTCCGGAAACATATCGGATGCCGCCAGTGACGCTATCGTTGTGGATACCACACCCCCGATCATCACGATTCAGGATCCAACGTCTGACCAGATCTATGCGACTACCAGCGAAACCATAAGCATTGGCGGAGATGCTTCGGACGACCTTAACGAAATAACCAGCATTGTATGGACGAATAACCGGGAAACGTACAACACAGACCGAAATACGCTCAACTGGATTATTCCCCACGTTCTCCTGGCGAAAGGGGATAATGTCATAACCGTGAAGGCTGCCGATCGCGTGGGCAATACGGGAATAGCAAAGATAACGATAACGTATACCACCGGAGACAATGCGCCGCTGGCAACAACAGGACTTGCGGCGAGCATAACCACGGACCTGGCGACGTTGGGCGGAACAGTGCATGCCATGGGATTACCGACAACGGCGTGGTTCCAGTACGGCACAAGCAGCAGACAGTACAGCAGTATGTCACCCATTCAGGATGTCGAAGAACTGGAGCTTGATACGCCGGTAGGCAACCGGTTAAGCGGATTACAGGCGGGAACGACCTATTATTACCGGTTGGTCGCTCAAAATAGCGCAGGGTCTGCCTCCGGAGGTGAAATGACCTTTACGACATTACCCCTGAAAGGCAGGATTTACGGAAAAGTCGTCCGCTTTCAGAAGGGCGATCCAATCGAATCGGTAAAGGTGCGGCTCAAGGGAACGAAGGCGAGGAAAAAGGTCTTTCAGGTGGTATTTTCCGATACGCACGGACTTTTCACCATTGATAACTTAGATGCGGATACGTATGGTATAACCGCGACAAAAACCGATTTTACGACGGCTACCCAGATCGTAGAGCTGAAAGAAGGCGAGGAGAAGAAGATCGAGATTTCCTTGCAAAGCAGAGAGAAAGACAAAGAAGAGCCAAAGGATACTAAAATTGAGCAACCGAAGGCAAACGAAACACCACAGAATGTGAAATAA
- a CDS encoding DinB family protein yields the protein MTQEERIQKIESYGKGHLQLTEALKQFPKTMWSFKPSPDRWSIHEIIIHIADSEANAYVKCRKLIAEPGKSIAAYDQDKWSAALHYRDQNTEEALELFRRLRLSSYALIKALPESVWSDSVGSMENETATLDNWLEVYEQHIPGHISQMKKRFAEWQKKRSD from the coding sequence ATGACGCAAGAAGAACGGATACAAAAGATCGAATCTTACGGCAAAGGGCACCTTCAACTTACAGAGGCATTAAAACAGTTTCCCAAAACGATGTGGTCATTCAAACCTTCACCTGACCGCTGGAGCATCCACGAAATTATCATCCATATTGCCGATAGCGAGGCAAACGCTTACGTCAAGTGCAGGAAATTAATTGCTGAACCTGGCAAGTCCATTGCCGCATACGATCAGGACAAATGGTCTGCCGCACTTCATTACCGGGATCAAAATACGGAAGAGGCTTTGGAATTATTCAGGAGACTTCGCCTGTCATCGTACGCACTTATCAAGGCATTGCCTGAGTCTGTCTGGTCAGATTCAGTCGGCTCAATGGAGAATGAAACCGCTACCCTGGATAACTGGTTGGAAGTGTATGAGCAGCATATACCCGGGCATATCAGCCAGATGAAGAAGCGATTCGCTGAGTGGCAAAAGAAGCGCTCAGATTAG
- the zwf gene encoding glucose-6-phosphate dehydrogenase, whose translation MVIFGASGDLAKRKLLPALYNLARERLLSREFAIVGFSRTRMSHEEFRERISKDMKEHATGSIDPDLWNWFVQRLYYSPGDIQDSNDYQQLKDLLLKVDKEQGTRGNYLYYLATSPELFSPIIQHIGAAGLAREENGRWRRVIIEKPFGRDVESACALNQEIRKVLTESQIYRIDHYLGKETVQNIMVFRFANGIFEPIWNRRYIDHVQITVAEDIGVGQRGDYYDKAGALRDMVPNHMFQLLTLTAMEPPISFEADAVRDEQVKILHAIQSISPEGVLSFTVRGQYGEGMVKGQRVPAYRSEPSVPPDSCTETFVAMKLFIDNWRWANVPFYLRTGKRLPCRVTEIAIQFKSAPFVLFRKTTVEHLKPNLLVLHIQPNEGISLNFGAKVPGPLVRMGTVDMEFKYEDYFGRTPSTGHERLLYDCMLGDATLFQRADMVEASWGVVSTVQDVWNALPHRRYPNYASGTWGPQEANELMARDGREWRKCIK comes from the coding sequence ATGGTTATATTTGGGGCTTCGGGTGACCTGGCCAAACGGAAACTTCTTCCCGCTCTGTATAACCTGGCGCGGGAACGTTTGTTGTCCCGGGAATTTGCCATCGTCGGATTTTCCCGCACCAGGATGAGTCATGAGGAGTTCCGCGAGAGGATCAGCAAGGATATGAAAGAGCATGCGACAGGTTCGATTGATCCGGACTTGTGGAATTGGTTCGTCCAGCGACTCTATTATTCACCAGGGGATATTCAGGATTCAAATGATTACCAGCAACTCAAGGACCTCTTGCTGAAAGTAGATAAAGAGCAGGGTACCCGGGGAAATTATCTCTATTACCTTGCAACCTCGCCGGAGCTGTTTTCTCCGATTATTCAGCATATTGGCGCCGCCGGGCTTGCCCGCGAAGAAAACGGGCGCTGGCGCCGGGTTATCATTGAAAAACCATTCGGGCGGGATGTGGAGTCTGCCTGCGCCCTGAATCAGGAGATCAGAAAGGTGCTGACCGAGAGCCAGATCTATCGCATTGATCATTATCTTGGTAAGGAAACGGTGCAAAACATTATGGTCTTCCGTTTTGCCAACGGCATCTTTGAGCCCATTTGGAACCGTCGTTACATTGACCACGTACAAATCACGGTTGCGGAGGATATCGGCGTAGGGCAGCGGGGCGATTATTACGATAAAGCTGGTGCGCTGAGGGACATGGTGCCCAACCATATGTTTCAACTGCTTACGTTGACGGCGATGGAACCGCCGATTTCCTTTGAAGCTGACGCGGTGCGCGACGAGCAGGTCAAAATTTTACATGCCATTCAGTCAATATCGCCGGAAGGGGTACTGAGTTTTACGGTGAGAGGGCAGTATGGTGAAGGTATGGTGAAAGGACAGCGAGTGCCCGCTTACCGGTCTGAGCCAAGTGTGCCGCCCGATTCCTGCACGGAAACCTTTGTGGCAATGAAGCTGTTCATCGATAACTGGCGCTGGGCGAATGTGCCGTTTTACCTGAGGACCGGCAAGCGGCTTCCCTGCCGGGTCACGGAGATAGCTATTCAGTTCAAAAGCGCTCCCTTTGTACTGTTTCGCAAAACCACGGTGGAACACCTGAAACCAAACTTACTGGTGCTCCATATCCAGCCGAATGAGGGTATTTCGCTTAACTTTGGCGCAAAGGTTCCCGGCCCCCTCGTGCGCATGGGAACGGTTGATATGGAATTCAAGTATGAAGACTATTTCGGCCGCACGCCGAGCACCGGTCACGAGCGGTTGCTCTATGACTGCATGCTGGGAGATGCGACCTTGTTTCAGCGCGCTGACATGGTTGAGGCCAGTTGGGGTGTGGTGTCAACGGTCCAGGACGTATGGAACGCGCTGCCACATCGGAGATACCCTAACTATGCATCGGGGACATGGGGTCCGCAGGAAGCTAATGAGTTGATGGCAAGAGACGGACGGGAGTGGAGGAAATGTATCAAGTAA
- the pgl gene encoding 6-phosphogluconolactonase: MTKALVKREIRVVANPDELSHQAAQEFVRLAGEAVRAKGFFTVALSGGSTPRGLYTMLASDVYRKQVSWTDVYLFWGDERCVPPDDPDSNYRMTREALIQRVPIPKEHIHRIPAEREDHAHAAGEYEQTIKTFFHLNTGEFPRFDLILLGMGDDGHTASLFPGVSVLEETSRFMCSHYVEKLGAYRLTLTVPVINQAEHIIFLVSGASKAPVLQEVLEGDYQPQRLPAQLIQPVHGRLLFIVDRMAAGKLTRTGV, translated from the coding sequence ATGACCAAAGCACTTGTCAAACGTGAAATCCGGGTTGTTGCGAACCCCGATGAATTAAGTCATCAGGCGGCACAAGAGTTCGTTCGCCTTGCTGGCGAAGCAGTTCGGGCGAAGGGGTTTTTTACGGTTGCGTTATCCGGTGGCTCAACCCCCAGGGGACTATACACGATGCTGGCCAGCGATGTATACCGGAAGCAGGTGTCGTGGACGGATGTTTATCTGTTCTGGGGGGACGAGCGCTGTGTCCCGCCGGATGACCCGGACAGTAATTACCGAATGACCCGTGAAGCGCTCATTCAGAGGGTGCCCATTCCAAAAGAACACATTCACCGGATACCGGCAGAGCGGGAAGATCACGCTCATGCAGCAGGGGAATACGAGCAGACCATAAAAACATTCTTTCATCTGAATACGGGTGAGTTCCCCCGTTTTGACCTGATTTTGCTTGGCATGGGGGATGATGGGCATACCGCCTCGCTCTTTCCCGGCGTCTCCGTACTTGAAGAAACAAGCCGGTTCATGTGTTCCCATTACGTTGAAAAGCTTGGTGCATACCGTCTCACCCTGACGGTCCCAGTGATTAACCAGGCAGAGCATATCATATTTTTAGTTTCCGGTGCATCAAAAGCCCCGGTGTTGCAAGAAGTCCTTGAAGGTGATTATCAGCCGCAGAGATTGCCTGCCCAGCTCATACAGCCGGTACATGGCCGGCTTTTGTTTATCGTTGACCGTATGGCTGCCGGTAAACTCACGCGAACCGGAGTGTAG